One window of the Pelobates fuscus isolate aPelFus1 chromosome 12, aPelFus1.pri, whole genome shotgun sequence genome contains the following:
- the RRAD gene encoding GTP-binding protein RAD, whose product MTLNRSDRFKNLEKRRGSMPFSMHQQLHRRSMPVDDKELHGNAPARDLAQLVRCPSYNPGDEHREGWNSDSSDSVISSSSDSEDHVFKVILLGEHGVGKSSLARIFGGVEDLHDVEEAGNTYDRSVVVDGEEACLLVFDIWEQDNTHWLHNQCMKMGDAYVIVYSVTDKASFEKASELRIQLRRARQSEDIPIILVGNKSDLVRSREVSVEEGRACAVVFDCKFIETSAALHHNVKDLFEGIVRQIRLRKDSKEDNARRMASSKRRESISKKAKRFLGKIVAKNNKKMAFKQKSKSCHDLSVL is encoded by the exons ATGACCCTGAACCGCAGTGATCGTTTTAAGAATCTGGAGAAAAGACGAGGCAGCATGCCCTTTTCTATGCACCAGCAGCTGCACCGAAGGAGCATGCCAGTGGACGACAAGGAGTTGCACGGCAATGCTCCTGCCAGGGATCTTGCCCAGTTGGTGCGATGCCCATCTTACAACCCGGGAGACGAACACCGGGAAGGCTGGAACTCTGACTCGTCAGACTCTGTCATCTCCTCCAGCAGTGACTCCGAAGACCATGTGTTCAAAGTCATCCTGCTGGGTGAACACGGGGTGGGGAAGTCCAGTCTGGCCAGGATTTTCGGGGGCGTGGAAGACTTACACGATGTAGAAGAAGCAG gaaATACATATGACCGATCTGTCGTGGTGGATGGTGAAGAAGCTTGTCTATTGGTCTTTGATATATGGGAACAG GATAATACCCACTGGCTCCATAACCAGTGCATGAAAATGGGAGACGCCTATGTCATTGTCTATTCAGTGACCGACAAAGCCAGTTTTGAGAAGGCATCGGAGCTCAGAATCCAACTGAGACGGGCAAGGCAAAGCGAGGACATCCCAATCATTCTAGTAGGAAACAAAAGCGACTTGGTCCGATCAAGAGAAGTCTCAGTAGAAG aGGGACGTGCATGTGCTGTTGTGTTCGACTGCAAATTCATAGAGACCTCTGCGGCCCTTCATCACAATGTGAAGGACCTCTTTGAGGGAATTGTGCGTCAAATCAGGCTGCGCAAAGACAGCAAAGAGGACAACGCTAGAAGAATGGCCAGCAGCAAGAGGCGAGAAAGCATCAGCAAAAAGGCCAAGAGATTCCTTGGGAAGATTGTAGCGAAAAATAACAAGAAAATGGCATTTAAGCAGAAGTCAAAATCGTGCCATGACTTATCCGTGCTTTGA